The following proteins come from a genomic window of Lolium rigidum isolate FL_2022 chromosome 5, APGP_CSIRO_Lrig_0.1, whole genome shotgun sequence:
- the LOC124658317 gene encoding L-ascorbate oxidase-like yields MLPSARPLVTATAVLSFCFCFGSVLLAEGMVHNHTWDISYQYKSPDCFEKLAVTVNGEAPGPTIHATQGDTIVVTVNNKLETENTAIHWHGIRQIDTPWADGVGGVTQCPILPGETFTYTFVVDRAGTYLYHSHYGMQRVAGLNGMIVVTVPGGGREPFTYDEEQTVLLEDWWHKSVYDQATGLAAKPLVFVGEPESLLINGRGMFNCSKLSTATGTCNNSHPDCALPTLFTVVPGKTYLLRIGSLTSLSSLSFEIEGHWMTVVEADGHYVRPFVVRNLFIYSGETYSVLVKADQDPRRNYWATSHIVGRNPTTPSGKAIVSYTGNDPWKTPPTTPTTGPPWNNTAIRVEQSRAIAAHPGYVVPAPARADRTLLLLNTQNQIEGQTKWTINGVSLHFPPTPYLVSMKHDLTAAYDQRPPLDTYDHKGHDISAPALTNGTIGSPVYRLAFDSVVDVVLQNSNMLNNKSETHPWHLHGHDFWVLGHGDGKFDPASDAWKLMNVKNPIMKNTVPLHPDGWTALRFHANNPGVWLFHCHVEAHVFMGMGVVFEEGVKRVGRLPSSIMGCGLSKGLH; encoded by the exons ATGCTGCCGTCGGCAAGGCCACTCGTTACCGCCACCGCCGTcctctccttctgcttctgcttcgGCAGCGTGCTGCTGGCGGAGGGCATGGTGCATAACCATACATGGGACATCTCCTACCAGTACAAGTCCCCCGACTGCTTCGAGAAGCTCGCCGTAACCGTCAACGGAGAGGCCCCTGGCCCGACCATCCACGCCACGCAGGGCGACACCATCGTCGTCACCGTGAATAACAAGCTCGAGACCGAGAACACGGCCATCCACTGGCATGGCATCCGCCAGATTGACACGCCCTGGGCTGACGGAGTCGGTGGCGTGACGCAGTGCCCTATCCTGCCCGGCGAAACGTTCACCTACACATTTGTCGTCGACAGG GCTGGCACGTATTTGTACCATTCTCACTACGGCATGCAGCGCGTGGCGGGGCTCAACGGCATGATCGTCGTGACCGTTCCAGGCGGCGGCAGGGAGCCCTTCACGTACGACGAGGAGCAAACCGTCCTTCTCGAAGACTGGTGGCACAAGAGCGTCTACGATCAGGCCACGGGTCTTGCTGCCAAGCCCTTGGTCTTCGTCGGTGAGCCCGAGTCTCTCCTAATCAACGGCCGAGGAATGTTCAACTGCTCGAAGCTGTCTACCGCCACAGGAACATGCAACAACTCCCACCCAGACTGTGCATTGCCTACACTATTCACCGTCGTGCCTGGGAAAACATATCTCCTCCGCATCGGCAGCCTCACGTCGCTTTCGTCGCTCAGCTTCGAGATAGAGGGCCACTGGATGACAGTGGTGGAGGCGGACGGCCACTACGTCCGGCCGTTTGTGGTAAGGAATCTCTTCATCTACTCCGGCGAGACATACTCCGTGCTGGTCAAGGCCGACCAGGACCCGAGGAGGAACTACTGGGCCACATCCCACATCGTTGGCCGCAACCCCACGACTCCCAGCGGCAAGGCCATCGTGAGCTACACCGGCAACGACCCGTGGAAGACACCACCCACTACCCCAACGACTGGCCCGCCATGGAACAACACAGCCATCAGGGTGGAACAGAGCAGGGCCATTGCCGCGCACCCGGGGTACGTCGTGCCGGCGCCAGCGAGAGCCGACCGCACGCTGCTCCTGCTCAACACGCAGAACCAAATCGAGGGCCAGACCAAGTGGACTATAAACGGTGTGTCCCTCCACTTCCCGCCGACGCCCTACCTCGTGTCGATGAAGCACGACCTCACCGCTGCGTACGACCAACGCCCGCCGTTGGACACGTATGACCACAAAGGCCACGACATCTCCGCGCCGGCGCTGACGAACGGGACTATTGGCAGCCCGGTGTACCGGCTGGCATTTGACTCAGTGGTGGACGTGGTGTTGCAGAACTCCAACATGCTCAACAACAAGAGCGAGACGCATCCGTGGCACCTCCATGGACACGACTTCTGGGTGCTCGGCCATGGCGACGGCAAGTTTGATCCGGCTTCGGATGCATGGAAGCTTATGAATGTGAAGAATCCAATTATGAAGAACACGGTGCCGCTGCACCCAGATGGGTGGACGGCACTGAGGTTCCACGCAAACAACCCAGGGGTGTGGCTCTTCCACTGCCATGTGGAGGCGCATGTGTTCATGGGTATGGGTGTGGTCTTTGAGGAGGGCGTTAAGAGGGTCGGCCGGCTGCCATCATCCATCATGGGTTGCGGACTATCCAAGGGACTCCATTAA